The following DNA comes from Desulfobaculum xiamenense.
CATGAGGCTGCGAACCACGGTGGGCGACACGGAACTGTCGAGGAAGTAGTCACCGGCCGCGACGGTCTCGAGGCTCTTCAACAGGCCCTCCGACGCGGATTCCTTGACCACGTAGCCGTGGGCCCCGGCCTTGAAGGCCTCGCTGATGTGTTCGATCTTGGAATGCATGCTGACGATGATCACCCGTGTGCGGGGCGCGGTCTGCTTGAGCTCCGCCGTCAGGTGGATGCCGTTGACGTCGGGCAGCGATATGTCCACCAGCGCGAGATCCGGCCTGTGCCGCCGCACCAGTTCCAGCCCCGCGCGCCCGGTCCCGGCCTCGCCGACTATATCGAACCGGGCATCCCTGCGGATGATCGACTTGAGGCCTTCCCGGAACATCGGATGATCATCAAC
Coding sequences within:
- a CDS encoding response regulator yields the protein MDDRKHSIVIVDDHPMFREGLKSIIRRDARFDIVGEAGTGRAGLELVRRHRPDLALVDISLPDVNGIHLTAELKQTAPRTRVIIVSMHSKIEHISEAFKAGAHGYVVKESASEGLLKSLETVAAGDYFLDSSVSPTVVRSLMESPLKRGPAKDAEYGTLTPREQEVMRLLAEGLATRQIAAKLFISPKTAENHRANLMRKLNLQSNIELIRYAARLGLIDLDLWVDAPETGKV